In Lepeophtheirus salmonis unplaced genomic scaffold, UVic_Lsal_1.4 unplaced_contig_12472_pilon, whole genome shotgun sequence, the sequence AATAAGGCATACACTTTGAAGAACCTCTTTTTCTTTCCAAGAATATCTGTCCAATAATACTCTATGAATTTTAGATCCAATCATAATACAAATCATAAAATCTGCAAAAATAATTCCCAATGGTGGCTTTAGAGGGGAAAGTACGGGCGTCCacaaaaatacgaaaatatacaaaattgattcCACAGATGACTGAACAATTCCCAAGCGTAGAATGGATTTATctgcaaatatttgtttaaatccaTCCATACATGAAGTTCCAAGGCTTGTACTAACTTGGGAGCCATAGTTTTCCGGCCAagttaattttacaataaaaaaacagagaatTAATGGAACTAATGCGACCAAGAAAGGTGACACAGGTCCAAATCCCATTGTTTCAGCTACAAAATTGGCAATAACGCCTGCAAGAATCGCCAATAACCCATTGAAAAATGTTGTAACAGAAAAAGTTGATGAGATCCATTCTTTGGGAAATTTATTCTCGTTGTTTTGATGTTCATAAACGTACCAGGCttcaaatgttgaaaaaagaaTCGAAGTTGCAATCCCTCC encodes:
- the LOC121130836 gene encoding molybdate-anion transporter — translated: MVEEHVLRGQLCAVFIQENMAVFWPADFWQSSSPDVNLMGFAVGCVLEECPESRVYKCNFSPISIIFSKNKNCNGALISDWLQGPYVYNLYEYYGYQEFQIAVLYTTGFASSVLFGTFTGPIADAWGRKFMAIMYCIFYTICCLTKLSSNFSMLMLGRVFGGIATSILFSTFEAWYVYEHQNNENKFPKEWISSTFSVTTFFNGLLAILAGVIANFVAETMGFGPVSPFLVALVPLILCFFIVKLTWPENYGSQVSTSLGTSCMDGFKQIFADKSILRLGIVQSSVESILYIFVFLWTPVLSPLKPPLGIIFADFMICIMIGSKIHRVLLDRYSWKEKEVLQSVCLILITSLSVVFSP